The genome window GAACTCGCGACATTCAGCTTGGGAAGCTGACGTTCTGCCACTGAACTACTCCCGCATTGCACCCTACATTTTACGCCGAATCGAGGCCGTCTGTCAAGTTGGTTCGGACGTCCTCGCGGAGAATCAGACGCAAAATCCGATACTGCGCTACAGGACAGCCGCCGTTCTTATCCCTCGCAGATTCCGAAGGATGTAGTGGCTACAGCGCGTGGTCAGGGCCTTCCACATCAATGTGAGCGAAGCAGCGATCGCCCTTCAGAAATTCGATGCGCCCTTTGAGATACCTCATCCGAATCGTGCCTGTATCCTCCAGCTCGATGCAGGTGCCCTCGCTCAGGCGAATAGGGTTTTGGTGTGCGTGCACCCCCACATCGAATTTCCCGCCGAGGTCTAAACCGATGGATCCAGAACCGTTTAGCCCAATGCTGCGCTCGAAAGCGCCATCTCCATGAATCTGAATGCCATATTGGGTTTTTTGAGGGCCCTTGGCTTGAATATTGAGCCCGATCGCTAAGGTTGCATCCGGCCCTTGATAGTCGTTGCTAACTTCGATATTGCATCCTATAACGACAGCACGGGAGTGGGTGAACACTTCGGAGTGCAGGCCTGTAGACCACCCCGGCCCGTATTTATGTAGGCGTGAGCAGACCACACACGCGTCGCCTTCTGTGTGGTGCGTCTCCAAGCTGGCGTAGAGCGTCCATGGATAGGAGCGTGCTCCTTTTTCCTGATGGATTAGCGAGAGCACTTCATGGGTCTCTGCACGACCGTTGTTGTTGTCGCCGCGTTCAAAAAGGATCATGGTATCGAGAGGCTGCACGGGTGGATTACCCATCCGCATGTGAGCATGAAGAGGGAGTCCAGATGCGCTCAGTGGAGGGGATGACGGCGCGTTGTTCTCTTTTTGCCAAAACCGCAAAAAGTAGGCCAGAAAGCCCCCGCCCAAAAAACGTCTGCGTGCTGCCGATACGGCAAAGCGAGGCCAAAGCATGGGTTCTTGCTCCTTAGACGAAGTTAAAAATCGCCGCCACCGAAGTCCGAGCTGCCGCTATCTCCACCAAAATCGGCCCCACCGGTATCTCCACCGAAATCCACGCCTCCGGTGTCGGCGCTGATATCAGAGCCAGATCCGAAGTCCACGCTGCCGGTATCTATGCCGCCGTTACTATTGAAGTCCACGCTGCCGGTATCCGACAGCCCCGAATCGGTGAAGGTGGTGTCGGGGAAGATCGGCTCGACCATCTGTGCCGGTGTAGCAACCTCTACGGGATCTACGAAGATCGGATAGGGAAGCGGGGCGGGTGGAGAAAGCAGGGATCCGAGAAGGAAGCCTTCAAAGAATCCATCGCTCGAGGCATATACAGGGGCGTAGGTGACGGTAGGGGCGTAGTAATCGCGATAGGGATCGTAATTCGGCGCTGCGTACCATGGCACAGCTTTCCCTCCTACCGATACCGTTCGAATTTGAGGAATAGCGCCCTGTTGAACGATGCGCACATCCTCCGCACAGGCAAGCACCTTACGACGCTTGCCATCTATAGCGATGGTGATGGGCGTTAGGTCGGAGATACGGGCCGGTCGTGAGCAGAAAAAGCAGACGGCTCTCTCTTCTGGTGGAATCTCGTCGGGAAGCTCTGGGGCCGACAGGGGAGCGGCCTTCGAGGGGGCGTTCGCCGGCGTAACCCGATAGTCGGTGCCCTCTACAGCCATGGCCACACCCGTGCCGCCCGTTGCTATGTCAATCTGTTGTCTACAGAGTTGAACCTGTTGCAGCGCCTCTTGTAAAAGCGCTTCAGCACGCCCATAGTCTTGTGGGTTTCGGGAGGTGCGTAGCAGTTGTACGGCTTGTGCATCCAGCTCGGCGGCACGTTGGCGCGCCTCTTTAGCCGCTTGAGCCGCAGCAGAGGCCGGTAGAAGATCGAGATAGTTATCAGCATAGGAGATATTCTCCACAATTTGACGGTGAAGCCTCTCTAGTCGGTATTTTATGGCGGTCTTGATACGATTGCGATTGACGGCAGAGGCGATCTGGCCGGCGATCGCCATGAAGATCACCAGCAAGGCGAAGATGCCGAAAATGGCAAAAACGATACCTGCAACGATAGGAGATGGTGAACGTCGCACGGGCATGCCGGTTTCTCCAAATACTGGCGCCTGCGAGCCTGCCGTGGTGGTTTGGGAAGAAGCGGTTGAGGTCGCTTCTGCCGTTTGAATGAGGGCCTCGACCACATCCTTAAGCCCTTGTGTGGGATCTGTTTGAAGCTCAGAGAGATGCTGCCGGAGCACATCTCGTATCTGAGTGCCCGAAAGAGCCGATGAGCTTGCGGAGATACCGTGCTTGGTTTCGATAATAAGCAGTCCACGACCCAGTTTCAACCAGGAGTGAAGGGCATGGGTATAGGCGTCGCGTGTGCCAAACGCACGGGCCTGACTTGGAAGACCGGAGATCACCGCGATCTTAACCGGCATATCGGCAGGCGCGTTATGCGCGACCTCTAAAAGCGTTCGAACATCCACGTCGGCCCGACGGGTACGCCCTACGAACACATCTTGGCGCTGCAGCGCGCGGGCGAGGGGGTCTTGTAAGAAGTTGGTAGGCTGAGACAAAGCGTTGGTTACAGCAAATAGACCCACCAACAGTAGCCCAAAGGAAAGCGTCCTCTGTTTTGGTTGCGGCCGCATAGCTTGCTCCTTTCAAAACACCACCGATCCGTTTGAGAATACGGAAAGGACAGGCCTGTGGTGTCGCGACACCTCACCCGCGCTTATAAACTAGATCACTTCTAGGCCGTCACGGTCGGGTAGAGGTGGAAACGGCGCGTGCGGTTCCCGTTGATACCACCATACGGTGGAGGAGATATCGTCTTGTAGAGGGAGATAGCGGCCCCCGCTGCGCCACCCAAGCGCTTGAATGGTGACCCGGATGTCGTTTTCAAAACGGATGGGGTCTGGAATATGCCAGCGGTACATGCCGTGGCGCTGCTGCGACTGATACATACCACCTTCTCCGGCCATGATCACCTGAGGCATGCCGAGGAAGGGTGTGGAGTAGACTCCATACTGTCCTGGTGGGTGTTCGAAGTTCCAGGCACCTCCGAAATAGTCCTCCGTGCCTGTTCCGACGATGGTGGCGAAATCGCCGTCGCCGTCCAGGTAGAACTTCATTTCACCTTCTCCCCACCAACCGTTATTGTTGACCTGCCAGGCCAAGTAGGTGCCCACGTAGTGCCCTTGTCCCTGAACGCCGTCGAGCAGGGTATGTACCTGCTTGTAGGGAAGAGGATTTGAACGGCGGAACTGGGCATGCAGATAACCCGCGTCCTCAGGTACCTCCGTGAGGGCATAGGTGATCTGGTAGTAGTAGCCATGGCAGTCTTCATCCCAGAGGTTTTCGATGCAGATGCGGGCGGATTGGCGAAACGGCATCGGCCAATAGGAGTTGAAGCCGCCCGCAGGGTTCACGACGATGGGCAGCGAGTTCACATTGCAACGTCGGCACCAACCATTACAAAAGAAGTCGCCTAGGGGTGTTTCTATGGAGGGAGTCGGTTCATCGTCCCAGTAGACACGGAAAACGAGGCGACGCCACCAGTCCGGGTGCACCGTGTTCCAAATATGTTGGATAGTGCCGGGGCCTTGGATTTCGGCAAGGGTTACCGTTGTTCGAGCGGGTAGCGTGATGCAGGGAGAGACTTTCCAGCCTTGTCCCAAGTCCCGTGCGGCGCGCGCACCGGCTCCTTCCGTGGCCATGCCCCCCTTGCCTTTTTCCCCAGTGGGATTTTCCGCGCTTATAGAGCGCGTTTTGGCTTGAGAAAGTAGAAAGATGTTGTGGAGCGCAGGTCCCCAAAAAGGTTCCATCGTAACCTCTCATTGGCAGAAAATTTCTAGCTCTATTTCGTTGAGTAAACGCTCATTTCCTGCAAAAGCTTGTACGAGTGCCTCTTTCCCTTACTTGTAGTCAGCGAAAGACCAGAGAGATAAAATCCAGACTGGCTGTAGCGCGCCCCATCGTTGAATGTTGACAGGAAGGATGGTTTCGTGCCACAATAATTTCGAAAACGAGAGTTCCTTCGCTTGCCGCAGACAGCAGGTGTTCGCCCGGGCGAACTTAAGTCTCGAAGAGAGGGCCTGCCGAGGAGAAGCCAGGAGTCAACGGAAGAGAGTTCTCGCGAGTTTCTCGCGTTAACGCGCCCGGTACTTCTCTTGCATGCGCAAGTGGAAGGCCGGGCTTTTTGCATCTGGCCGATCTTTCTGCCGCAATCGGGAACAAGGCAGCCCATAGAAAGGTTGCAGAGGAAACGTTATGCCAAACCCAGAGAAAGTACAGAAGGTTGAGGAGTTGCGCCAGCTCATTGCGCAGAGCGACGGAGCGATCCTTACGGAGTATCGGGGGCTGACGGTTGCTGAGATCACCGCTTTGCGCAAAAGACTGCGTGAAACGGGTGGCGAATACCATGTGGTGAAAAACACCCTCTTCAAGTTGGCGTTAGGTCGCGAGC of Chthonomonas calidirosea T49 contains these proteins:
- a CDS encoding glycoside hydrolase family 172 protein, translated to MEPFWGPALHNIFLLSQAKTRSISAENPTGEKGKGGMATEGAGARAARDLGQGWKVSPCITLPARTTVTLAEIQGPGTIQHIWNTVHPDWWRRLVFRVYWDDEPTPSIETPLGDFFCNGWCRRCNVNSLPIVVNPAGGFNSYWPMPFRQSARICIENLWDEDCHGYYYQITYALTEVPEDAGYLHAQFRRSNPLPYKQVHTLLDGVQGQGHYVGTYLAWQVNNNGWWGEGEMKFYLDGDGDFATIVGTGTEDYFGGAWNFEHPPGQYGVYSTPFLGMPQVIMAGEGGMYQSQQRHGMYRWHIPDPIRFENDIRVTIQALGWRSGGRYLPLQDDISSTVWWYQREPHAPFPPLPDRDGLEVI